From a region of the Fischerella sp. JS2 genome:
- a CDS encoding GAF domain-containing protein encodes MKNNTQDNQEMTDQSEDLTLDVNSPDSYQIDDVNQNATMQNLEQSESRFNPVIFGNSSFRSVNSNNQPAWSKDSMNMDWLFTIAKQMRQTEKIDTLFVVVVTEVQQYFQADRVLLYKLQSQNQGIVLAESMVNGYTPSLKESLPIIAFGANNQDDYQREPFIAIDDTANTGLTFYQSQLLQQFQVQASLSLPIFVRDKLFGLLVVQQCSHPRQWPENEITLLYQIVTELRLSLQSLIFRNEQQALARISEKTRQTIDEENIFQTTTREVHKLLNVERVAIYKFHSDYCGHFVFESKALNLHSMVGKTWDDTCLKQHQGGRFRENKSYVVDDVARMGGSSNCYLEALENFEIKACAIAPIFIGQELWGLLCAYQHSDSRHWLEDEIKLLTQFSSHLGVALQQIELLEEKRKTAKYQQSFPTLIQKINSASYIDRACETAVQEVRQLLDVERVAIYKFRPDYFGDFIFESESGGWPKLVGSAWEDTYIQEHRGGRFRNNEPYIVNNVYTAGLTDCHLAALEYFGVKSCLVVAIKQGEKLWGLLSAFQHSSFKHWLEIDVNLLSGIAVQLGRTLQEKEYISQLETQAIQMAKAAQVDHVVTQLIPKILQSQDLDTIFRVTSQTVRQLLRCDRVTICRCNADGNNELVAESVIKGLDTWQQWYMGFVFPNTEDLDRHRESLVVNNIYTSGHSPDAIKNLEEIEIKAYVLTPIFQDNKLWGLLGVYQSSEARSWTEVEVRALKQICVQIGVGIRQIDYIEQLRTTSEQVVKTSEREKFIGKTIERIRYSLDLQKTFQTTAKEIRNFMEVDRAALYKFDSDSGYRDGETIAEDVRPGYVSALAVKVTDNCFSKEMAQEYRKGRFCAINDIYQAGLANCYIDILSQFQVRANLVVPLLKGEELWGLFCIHQCSGPRHWQQTDIEFVQQIAAQLNIAIQQGEYVQQLQKQSQQLAEAAHREKTAKERLQQEVILLLTAVRPALTGDLTVRAPVTDTEVGTIADAYNNTISSLRQIVTQMQTAASQVTQISQANGSAITRLATHAQEQFQALEQALERIGMMVSSTEAVKTNAHQVEAAVQQANQTVMAGDAAIDRTVDEMEDIRETVMETNQRLLRLSESSQKISRVVNLISSFTTQTQLLALNASIEATRAGEFGRGFGVVADEVRSLARQSANAATEIEELVQEIQLNTAEVSRAMEMGIQQVTSGTTVVNEARQNLNAIVNATAEISQLVTGITHATQEQTQQCQSLSQTMTKVAAIANKTSKDSVTISASFKDLLATAQDLQAKSEQFKVN; translated from the coding sequence ATGAAAAATAATACTCAAGACAACCAAGAAATGACTGACCAGTCAGAAGATTTAACCTTGGATGTCAACTCGCCAGATTCGTATCAAATAGACGACGTCAATCAAAATGCAACTATGCAGAATCTAGAGCAATCTGAATCAAGATTCAATCCTGTGATTTTTGGTAACTCATCATTTAGAAGTGTTAATAGTAATAATCAGCCAGCCTGGAGCAAAGATTCTATGAACATGGATTGGTTATTTACCATTGCCAAACAAATGCGCCAGACAGAAAAAATTGATACTCTATTTGTGGTTGTAGTTACTGAAGTCCAGCAATATTTTCAGGCTGACAGAGTATTGTTATACAAGCTTCAGAGCCAAAACCAAGGCATTGTCTTAGCTGAGTCGATGGTAAATGGCTATACACCTAGCCTGAAGGAATCTTTACCCATCATCGCCTTTGGAGCCAACAACCAAGACGACTACCAACGAGAACCATTCATAGCAATTGACGATACTGCTAACACTGGTCTCACTTTTTACCAAAGTCAACTGCTTCAGCAGTTTCAGGTTCAAGCTAGCCTCAGCTTGCCAATATTCGTTAGAGATAAATTGTTTGGCTTATTGGTAGTGCAACAGTGTTCCCATCCCCGCCAATGGCCAGAAAATGAAATTACTCTGCTCTACCAGATTGTGACTGAATTGAGGCTAAGTTTGCAGTCATTAATTTTTCGTAACGAACAGCAAGCATTAGCCCGCATCAGCGAAAAGACCCGCCAGACAATCGATGAGGAAAACATTTTCCAGACTACAACTCGAGAAGTACACAAACTCCTTAATGTCGAGCGAGTCGCCATTTACAAGTTCCACTCAGACTATTGTGGTCATTTTGTCTTTGAGTCTAAAGCTTTAAACTTACACTCAATGGTCGGTAAGACTTGGGATGATACCTGTCTCAAGCAGCACCAAGGTGGTCGATTTCGGGAAAATAAATCCTACGTAGTAGATGACGTTGCTCGTATGGGAGGTAGTAGTAATTGTTATTTAGAAGCCTTGGAGAACTTCGAGATTAAAGCTTGTGCGATCGCTCCCATTTTTATTGGTCAAGAACTTTGGGGCTTGTTATGTGCTTATCAACACAGCGACTCCAGGCATTGGCTAGAAGATGAAATTAAACTTCTAACTCAGTTCAGTAGCCATTTAGGAGTTGCTTTACAGCAAATAGAGTTATTAGAAGAAAAGCGGAAAACAGCAAAGTATCAACAGTCATTCCCCACCCTTATCCAAAAGATCAACTCCGCCTCATACATAGACCGCGCTTGCGAAACTGCTGTGCAAGAAGTACGGCAACTGTTAGATGTGGAGCGAGTCGCTATTTATAAATTTCGCCCAGACTATTTCGGTGACTTTATTTTCGAGTCCGAGTCTGGGGGGTGGCCCAAGCTGGTTGGTAGTGCTTGGGAAGACACTTATATCCAGGAACACCGAGGCGGTAGGTTTCGCAACAATGAACCTTATATCGTAAATAACGTCTACACTGCTGGTCTGACTGATTGCCATTTAGCAGCCTTGGAGTACTTTGGTGTCAAATCCTGCCTAGTTGTTGCTATTAAGCAAGGAGAAAAGCTTTGGGGTTTATTAAGTGCCTTTCAACACAGCAGTTTCAAGCATTGGCTAGAAATTGATGTCAACTTACTAAGTGGCATTGCTGTGCAACTCGGGAGAACTCTGCAAGAGAAAGAGTACATCTCGCAGCTAGAGACACAAGCCATACAGATGGCTAAAGCTGCTCAAGTAGACCATGTAGTTACCCAACTAATTCCTAAGATTCTCCAGTCTCAGGATTTGGACACTATTTTTCGTGTTACCAGCCAAACAGTGCGACAGTTGCTGAGGTGCGATCGCGTAACAATTTGTCGCTGCAATGCCGATGGTAATAACGAACTAGTTGCAGAGTCGGTAATCAAAGGCTTGGATACTTGGCAACAGTGGTATATGGGATTTGTCTTCCCAAACACAGAAGATTTGGATCGCCATCGTGAAAGTCTAGTGGTGAATAATATTTATACTTCTGGCCACTCTCCAGATGCGATCAAAAATTTAGAAGAAATAGAAATCAAAGCTTATGTGCTGACGCCAATTTTCCAGGACAACAAACTCTGGGGTCTACTCGGTGTTTACCAAAGTAGTGAAGCTCGTTCATGGACAGAAGTTGAAGTCAGAGCTTTGAAACAAATTTGTGTGCAAATTGGTGTAGGAATACGACAAATAGACTACATCGAACAACTGCGAACTACATCAGAACAGGTGGTGAAGACATCTGAGCGTGAAAAGTTTATTGGTAAGACAATTGAGCGGATTCGGTATTCTCTGGATTTGCAGAAAACCTTTCAGACCACTGCCAAAGAAATACGTAATTTCATGGAAGTTGATCGTGCCGCACTTTACAAATTTGACTCAGACTCTGGCTACCGTGACGGTGAAACGATTGCTGAGGATGTTAGACCAGGTTACGTTTCTGCCTTAGCAGTCAAAGTCACAGATAATTGCTTTAGCAAAGAGATGGCCCAAGAGTACAGAAAGGGGCGATTCTGTGCGATCAACGATATTTATCAAGCAGGGTTGGCAAATTGTTACATCGACATTCTTTCCCAGTTTCAAGTGCGAGCCAACTTAGTCGTACCCTTACTCAAAGGAGAAGAACTTTGGGGCTTGTTTTGCATCCACCAGTGTAGTGGCCCTCGCCATTGGCAGCAAACAGACATTGAATTTGTTCAACAAATCGCTGCTCAACTCAACATTGCCATCCAACAGGGAGAATACGTCCAGCAACTGCAAAAACAATCACAGCAATTGGCAGAAGCTGCTCACCGAGAAAAGACTGCCAAAGAGCGACTTCAGCAGGAAGTAATCTTATTACTGACAGCAGTCAGACCTGCATTGACAGGCGACCTCACCGTCCGCGCTCCAGTCACAGACACAGAAGTTGGTACGATCGCTGACGCCTATAACAACACCATTAGCAGCTTACGACAAATCGTCACCCAGATGCAAACTGCTGCCAGTCAAGTCACTCAAATCTCTCAAGCAAATGGCTCAGCCATTACGAGACTAGCAACTCATGCTCAAGAGCAATTCCAAGCCCTCGAACAAGCCCTGGAACGAATTGGAATGATGGTTAGCTCGACCGAAGCAGTGAAGACCAACGCTCACCAAGTCGAAGCCGCAGTTCAGCAGGCAAATCAGACAGTGATGGCGGGAGATGCAGCCATTGATCGCACCGTTGACGAGATGGAAGACATCCGAGAAACAGTCATGGAAACCAACCAGCGACTGCTGCGCCTTTCTGAATCTTCCCAGAAGATTTCTAGAGTCGTCAACTTGATTAGCAGCTTTACGACCCAAACCCAACTTTTGGCTTTAAATGCATCGATTGAAGCCACACGTGCTGGAGAGTTTGGGCGTGGTTTTGGCGTTGTTGCTGATGAAGTGCGATCGCTTGCTCGTCAGTCTGCAAATGCAGCCACAGAAATTGAGGAACTAGTGCAGGAGATCCAGTTGAATACAGCTGAAGTTTCTCGAGCGATGGAAATGGGTATTCAACAAGTGACCTCAGGAACCACCGTAGTCAATGAGGCTCGCCAAAATCTGAATGCGATCGTCAATGCTACGGCTGAAATTAGCCAACTTGTGACAGGTATTACCCACGCCACCCAAGAACAAACCCAGCAGTGCCAATCATTAAGCCAAACCATGACCAAGGTAGCAGCCATTGCCAACAAAACCTCAAAAGATTCTGTCACAATTTCTGCATCTTTTAAAGACCTGCTAGCAACAGCCCAAGACCTCCAAGCCAAAAGCGAACAATTCAAAGTCAATTAA